A single region of the Pyricularia oryzae 70-15 chromosome 4, whole genome shotgun sequence genome encodes:
- a CDS encoding pisatin demethylase — METLYQGLKSLGVQAIVGIAIASYAVWTIVSYRRLSHIPGPRWTGVSNIPHSLAFLSGECHKWYHAASNKHGKHFWFLLNPKTSIGPNSLITSSPELWARLNAVRSPYTRTEWFYRGCRLEPGMDNVFTMTNDQEHERRRKQVASGYSGKENAKLEADIDANVSALLSLIRSYCTRPGEPSKPMDLAQKIPMFTLDVISSVGFGTAFGLLAADSDLNGYMASASSGLRINNAIIALGWAVRRFVDLPIVCKLGPSAKDSYGFGKMIGTVYEAVDRRVRAGDLDKRSDMLASFMRHGLRGEALRAETLEQVIAGSDTTAAAIRGIMLLLLTSPRVFARLREEVDDAVRRGGAPQSPEVVAKAQADALPYLQAVIREGMRVKLPVVCFFPRDIPAGGETWEVDGEQVFIPGGTDVGYSGNAMHHDKGIYGQDAASFRPERWLDKGANLPLMTKTNDLIFGHGKWQCLGKSVAMFELGKVIFELVRNFDWTVENPEKAWDLHNYNGLMHIENLWVQVQERS; from the exons ATGGAGACATTGTATCAAGgcctaaaatcccttggtgTGCAGGCGATCGTGGGGATTGCCATTGCATCCTACGCGGTCTGGACCATTGTCAGCTACCGACGATTGTCGCACATCCCCGGCCCGCGATGGACTGGCGTCAGCAACATCCCGCACAGCCTGGCATTTTTGAGCGGAGAATGCCACAAGTGGTATCATGCGGCGAGCAACAAGCATGGCAAGCATTTTTGGTTCCTTTTGAACCCAAAAACCTCGA TCGGCCCCAATTCCCTCATCACCTCGTCGCCGGAGCTATGGGCCCGCCTCAACGCCGTGCGTTCGCCTTATACACGCACAGAGTGGTTCTACAGAGGCTGCCGTCTCGAACCCGGTATGGATAATGTGTTCACCATGACCAACGACCAAGAGCACGAGAGACGACGCAAGCAGGTGGCGTCGGGC tacTCGGGCAAGGAAAACGCCAAGCTCGAAGCCGACATCGACGCCAACGTCTCGGCCCTGCTCTCCCTGATCCGCAGCTACTGCACCAGGCCAGGCGAGCCCTCCAAGCCCATGGACCTGGCGCAAAAGATCCCCATGTTCACGCTCGACGTCATCAGCAGCGTGGGCTTCGGCACGGCATTTGGCCTGCTGGCGGCCGACAGTGACCTGAACGGGTACatggcgtcggcgtcgtcgggccTGCGCATCAACAACGCCATCATCGCGCTGGGCTGGGCGGTGCGGCGGTTCGTCGACCTGCCCATCGTCTGCAAGCTGGGCCCGAGCGCCAAGGACAGCTACGGCTTCGGCAAGATGATCGGCACCGTGTACGAGGCGGTGGACCGCCGCGTGCGCGCCGGCGACCTGGACAAGCGCAGCGACATGCTGGCCAGCTTCATGCGACACGGGCTGCGCGGCGAGGCCCTGCGCGCCGAGACGCTGGAGCAGGTCATTGCCGGCAGCGACACCACGGCCGCCGCCATCCGCGGCatcatgctgctgctgctgacgaGCCCGCGCGTGTTTGCGAGGCTGAGGGAAGAGGTCGACGACGCGGTCCGCCGGGGCGGGGCGCCGCAGAGCCCCGAGGTCGTcgccaaggcgcaggccgatgCGCTGCCGTACCTGCAGGCGGTGATCCGCGAGGGCATGCGCGTCAAGCTGCCGGTGGTGTGCTTCTTCCCCAGGGACATTCCGGCCGGCGGCGAGACGTGGGAGGTGGACGGCGAGCAGGTGTTCATCCCGGGGGGCACAGATGTTGGGTACTCGGGCAACGCGATGCACCACGACAAGGGCATCTACGGGCAGGATGCGGCATCATTCCGGCCTGAAAGGTGGTTGGACAAGGGGGCGAACCTGCCGCTGATGACAAAGACGAACGACTTGATATTTGGGCATGGCAAGTGGCAATGCTTGGGCAAGTCGGTGGCGATGTTTGAGCTTGGCAAGGTCATCTTTGAG CTGGTTCGAAATTTCGACTGGACCGTCGAAAATCCCGAAAAGGCATGGGATTTGCACAACTACAACGGCCTGATGCACATTGAGAATCTGTGGGTTCAGGTGCAGGAGCGAAGCTGA